In one window of Chryseobacterium sp. JV274 DNA:
- a CDS encoding SIMPL domain-containing protein yields MKLKHFLLIGILTLGSFVNAQTQEVKKNAIEVTGVAEMEVEPDEIIFSIGIKADNKNDLADNEKKLFETLKNAGVKNEDIKFKSMYQNIYSKTAKFTKSYQFKAGTKSSLNKIFEDLNQKWVSSLNIAEVKSTKIADFRKAVKINALKAAKEKADYLLESMGKKTGNALEIVEIEDYTSDMIMPAAYKGRVNSVQMEMSDAPVDYSFDNIENIKLKYSIKTRYEIL; encoded by the coding sequence ATGAAATTGAAACATTTTTTATTAATCGGAATTTTAACTCTTGGAAGCTTTGTAAACGCTCAGACACAAGAAGTAAAGAAAAACGCAATTGAAGTTACAGGTGTTGCCGAAATGGAAGTAGAACCGGATGAAATCATCTTCAGCATCGGAATAAAAGCAGATAACAAAAATGATCTGGCAGATAATGAGAAGAAGTTATTTGAAACTTTAAAAAATGCAGGAGTAAAGAACGAGGACATCAAGTTCAAATCAATGTACCAGAATATTTATTCTAAAACAGCCAAGTTTACTAAAAGTTATCAGTTTAAAGCCGGCACAAAATCAAGTCTGAATAAAATTTTTGAAGACCTGAATCAAAAATGGGTAAGCAGCCTGAACATCGCAGAGGTAAAGAGTACTAAAATTGCAGATTTCAGAAAAGCAGTAAAGATCAATGCTTTGAAAGCCGCTAAAGAAAAAGCAGATTATTTACTGGAAAGTATGGGCAAAAAAACCGGAAATGCTCTTGAAATCGTAGAAATAGAAGACTATACCAGCGATATGATCATGCCGGCAGCTTATAAAGGCAGAGTAAACAGTGTACAGATGGAAATGTCTGATGCTCCGGTAGACTATTCTTTTGATAATATTGAAAACATCAAGCTGAAATACAGTATCAAGACAAGATACGAGATTCTTTAA